A single window of Oscillatoria salina IIICB1 DNA harbors:
- a CDS encoding helix-turn-helix transcriptional regulator — MPRKTETLTLSIPPGTKEQLERIATRLDIMWGDRPSVSGLIVAIAQDQFSLSPPFQLNEVQVQSLEQATSVLVDSGYIGEAQTLAALILECGNPEPPLRQALLERVSQPMEAWRIILDRHIANRQPFRLYYRDTTQKDWEFTVCYAKIRFREKRYYLEIWSEETEGNKDIPELQHNWTFRLDRIQNLVTTPTSGTWRDGLDTIEVQLHFLDRLTTAYEPKPNDVDDRREEDLRIITRRISSTYWLLREVRAYGKNCIVVAPQSVRDRVIAEARSICQNYGLSVRE, encoded by the coding sequence ATGCCTAGAAAAACAGAAACATTAACCTTATCCATTCCCCCAGGAACAAAAGAACAACTAGAGAGAATTGCCACCCGCCTTGATATTATGTGGGGTGACAGACCCAGCGTATCGGGGTTGATTGTCGCGATCGCGCAAGACCAATTTTCCCTCAGTCCCCCCTTCCAACTCAACGAAGTGCAAGTGCAGTCCCTCGAACAAGCTACCAGTGTCCTGGTAGATTCCGGCTACATTGGGGAAGCGCAAACCCTAGCTGCACTAATCCTAGAATGTGGAAACCCGGAACCTCCCTTGCGTCAAGCTCTTTTAGAGCGTGTTAGTCAGCCGATGGAAGCGTGGCGGATTATCCTGGATCGGCATATTGCCAATCGCCAACCCTTTCGCCTGTACTACCGTGACACTACTCAAAAAGATTGGGAATTTACCGTCTGCTATGCTAAAATCCGCTTTCGTGAGAAGCGGTATTACCTCGAAATTTGGAGTGAGGAAACCGAGGGAAATAAAGATATTCCTGAGTTGCAGCACAATTGGACATTTCGCTTAGATCGGATTCAGAACTTAGTTACAACTCCTACTTCGGGAACATGGCGAGATGGGTTAGATACCATTGAAGTGCAATTACACTTTTTAGATAGACTCACAACTGCCTATGAACCGAAGCCCAATGATGTTGACGATCGACGAGAGGAAGACTTGAGAATCATTACTCGTCGTATTTCTAGTACCTATTGGCTACTAAGAGAAGTCCGCGCCTATGGTAAGAACTGTATTGTGGTTGCACCCCAGAGTGTGCGCGATCGCGTCATTGCAGAAGCGCGATCTATTTGCCAAAACTACGGTTTAAGCGTCAGGGAGTAA
- a CDS encoding ribosomal maturation YjgA family protein — protein sequence MQSFLTHRRLLTLWSLIIVTPIGLYSKFYNGIGAWWVNDYGGAILYEIFWCLFGFFFIPKRKAIITLTFWVFGVTCALEFLQLWQTPILAAVRATFLGKMLLGTTFVWWDFPHYVIGCFLGWLWLKLICNSRKTKQI from the coding sequence ATGCAATCTTTTTTAACTCATCGCCGCTTACTCACCCTCTGGTCGCTAATAATTGTGACACCAATCGGTCTATATTCCAAATTCTATAATGGCATCGGCGCTTGGTGGGTAAATGACTATGGCGGTGCAATTTTATACGAAATCTTTTGGTGTTTATTTGGCTTTTTTTTCATCCCGAAACGAAAAGCCATAATTACCCTTACTTTCTGGGTTTTTGGTGTCACTTGTGCTTTAGAATTTCTCCAACTTTGGCAAACACCAATTTTAGCTGCGGTCAGAGCAACTTTTCTTGGTAAAATGTTACTTGGGACAACCTTTGTTTGGTGGGATTTTCCTCACTATGTTATCGGTTGTTTCTTGGGCTGGTTATGGCTAAAATTGATTTGTAATTCCCGAAAAACTAAGCAAATTTAA
- a CDS encoding pentapeptide repeat-containing protein, whose amino-acid sequence MNPDELLSKYADGERDFSSVQFIEADFAKVNLSRADFTGAKLSGVRFFQANLSRAVFLNADLREADLEGAELPATDLSTADLMGANLSGANLSFADLTGADLRRSNLMVAKLINANLVGVNFTRSFLIGANLRGANLMGANLSSSNLSQAYLCEADLREANLEKANLQRALYNEKTRFPEGFNPPKAGAFCLAPQVNLTGENFSGVDIPGVNLQGANLAYIDMRKANLLWANLSGANLNGANLSGANLSGANLLGANITDVNLEGANLSGATMPDGVVHAVSQKRMPAKKIKHK is encoded by the coding sequence ATGAATCCAGATGAACTTTTAAGCAAATATGCCGATGGAGAAAGAGATTTTTCTTCAGTTCAATTTATTGAAGCCGATTTTGCTAAAGTTAATCTTAGTCGCGCTGATTTTACTGGTGCTAAACTGTCTGGCGTGAGGTTTTTTCAAGCTAATTTGAGCCGTGCAGTTTTCCTCAATGCTGACTTACGAGAAGCTGATTTGGAAGGTGCCGAACTCCCGGCAACTGACCTCAGTACAGCCGATTTAATGGGGGCTAATTTGAGCGGTGCTAATCTTAGTTTTGCTGATTTGACTGGTGCGGATCTACGTCGCTCTAATTTGATGGTTGCTAAGTTAATTAATGCTAATCTTGTGGGAGTTAATTTCACGAGAAGCTTTTTGATTGGTGCTAATCTGCGCGGAGCTAATTTAATGGGGGCAAATCTTAGCAGTTCTAATCTTAGTCAAGCTTATTTGTGCGAAGCCGATTTGCGCGAGGCAAACTTGGAAAAAGCTAATTTACAGCGAGCTTTGTACAACGAAAAAACTCGGTTTCCGGAAGGATTTAATCCTCCGAAAGCGGGTGCTTTTTGTCTTGCTCCTCAAGTTAATCTTACAGGGGAAAATTTTAGTGGCGTTGATATCCCTGGAGTTAATTTACAGGGAGCTAATTTGGCTTATATAGATATGAGAAAGGCAAATTTACTTTGGGCTAATTTGAGTGGTGCTAATTTGAATGGTGCTAATTTGAGTGGTGCTAATTTGAGTGGCGCTAATCTCTTAGGAGCTAATATTACTGATGTTAATTTAGAAGGAGCAAATTTGAGCGGTGCAACAATGCCTGATGGGGTTGTCCACGCTGTTAGTCAGAAGCGAATGCCTGCTAAAAAAATTAAGCATAAATGA
- a CDS encoding DUF167 domain-containing protein, giving the protein MKIQVKVKPNSKNQKIESAADGSLTVRLKSPPRDGKANQELIELLAEKFSVRKCQVRIKSGLSAKNKLVEIESE; this is encoded by the coding sequence ATGAAAATTCAAGTTAAAGTTAAACCTAACTCGAAAAATCAAAAAATCGAATCGGCAGCAGATGGAAGTTTGACAGTACGTTTAAAATCTCCTCCCAGAGATGGAAAAGCGAATCAAGAATTAATTGAATTGTTAGCTGAAAAATTTTCCGTCAGAAAATGTCAAGTGCGAATAAAATCTGGTTTATCTGCCAAAAACAAACTTGTAGAAATAGAGAGCGAATAA